The DNA sequence TGGGCGCCGCGTACCCGTTGGACGTGCCGCTGGAGGTCTCGGTCGGCTACGGGCGCAGCTGGGATGCCGCCGCGCACTAGGGTCTCTAGGCCGGAACTGCCTGAGCTGCAACAGTATTCGGTGCCACGATGTCGGAGTAGTGGGAGGCGTCGCCGGCGATCGACTGGCTGGACTGGCCATGCACGTCGACCGGGACGTCACCGGCCAGGGTGACCCGCTCGAGATAGCGGGTCTGGCCGTCGTAGTCGGCCACCCCGTAATGCTGGGTGGCGCGGTTGTCCCAGATCGCCAGGTCCCCTTCGGTCCAGTCCCAGCGCACGGTGTTCTCCAATCGGATGATCCGATTCTGCAGCAACGCGAAGAGGGTGGCCGACTCGGCGCTGCCCAGGCCGATGAGACTCCTGACGAAATTGCCGAGTAACAACACCCGCTTGCCGGTCTCGGGGTGGACCCGCACCACGGGATGGGTGGTCTCGTAGAAGTCCGAGACGAATTCGGTGCGGTAGGCGAGGACCTCCTCGGTGAGCTCACCGGCCAGCTCGGGGCGGTCGGCGGCGTAGTCGTAGACATTGCTGTGGGTGGCCCACAGTTGCTCGGTGAGCGCCCGCAGCGGTGGGGGCAGCTGCTCGTAGGCTGCCTCGGTGGACGCCCACACGGTGCTGCCGCCGTAGCTGGGCAGTGTCACGGCCCGCAGCAGTGAGGCCTTGGGTATCCGGTCGACGAACGTCACGTCGGAATGCCAGGAGTTGGCGGTGCCGAAGCGGGAGTCGATCGGCAGGACGGTGTCCCCGCGCGAGGTCACCGTCGGATGCGCGATCGTCGGCACCCCGAGCAGGCGGGCGAATGCCACCTGCCCTTCTCCGTCGAGGTGCTGCTGGCCGCGGAAGAAGATGACCTTGTGTTCGAGCAGTGCAGCGTTGATGGCGTTGACGGTCGGGGCATCCAGATCACCGCCGAGACGCACACCGGAGATCACGGCGCCGATGTGGGCGCCGAGCTTGGAAACGTCGAGAGAAGCAGGCATGACGTCATGCTGCGCGGTTGCGCTTCGCGGGTACACCATTGCGCTGGCCGCGATCCGAATGGGCTCTACCTGCGCTCGTACGGTACGAATGGAGGGTGCCTCCCACCGTCTTGCTGCTGTCGACGTCCGACACCGACCTGATCACCGCGCGGGCCAGCGGGGCGGGATACCGGTGGGCCAACCCGTCGCGACTGGTCGACGGGGAACTGGCCGACCTGCTGACCGGTGTCGACGCGGTGGTGGTGCGCATCCTCGGTGGATACCGCGCCTGGGAACAGGGCATCGACACCGTGGTCGCCGCGGGTGTGCCGGTGGTGGTGGTCAGTGGCGAGCAGGCTCCTGACGCCGACCTGATGGAGCGCTCGACGGTGCCCGCCGGTATCGCCATGCAGACCCACATCTATTTGGCCCAGGGCGGCGTGGACAATCTGCGCCAGCTGCATGCCTTCCTGTCCGACACCCTGCTGATGACCGGTTTCGGTTTCGCACCGCCCGCCGAGGTCCCGGTGTGGGGCCTGCTGGATCCGCCTTGCGAGGGATGCGACGGCTGCGGGCTGGAACGGACGACCGATTCCCGGCCCACCATCGCGGTGCTGTACTACCGTGCCCAGCAACTGGCCGGCAACGTGGCCTACATCCGCGCGATGTGTACGGCGATCAGACAAGCCGGGGGCCGTCCGCTACCGGTGTACTGCACTTCGCTTCGCACACCCGAGCCCGAGCTCCTCGATCTGCTCGCCACCGCCGACGCGATGGTCGTCACCGTGCTGGCCGCGGGGGGAGCCCGCCCCGCGTCGGCCACCGCCGGCAACGACGACGGCAGCTGGGACGTCACCCACCTTGCCGCCCTTGATGTTCCGATCCTTCAGGGCCTGTGCCTGACCAGTTCGCGGGCGACCTGGGCCGATAACGACGACGGGTTGAGCCCGCTGGATGTGGCCACTCAGGTGGCCGTCCCCGAATTCGACGGCCGCATCATCACCGTGCCGTTCTCCTTCAAGGAGATCGACTCCGACGGGCTGATCTCCTACGTCCCCGACCCCGAGCGGTGCGCACGGGTGGCCGGGCTGGCCGTCAAGTACGCCACGTTGCGCAAGGTCGCGGCATCGGACAAGCGACTGGGCCTGGTGTTCTCGGCGTATCCCACCAAGCACGCCCGTATCGGCAACGCCGTCGGCTTGGACACCCCGGCCAGTGCCGTGGCGCTGCTGAGGGCACTGCGTGAGGCCGGCTACCGGATCGGTGAGGTGCCCGGCGTGGAGGCCGAAGATGGTGATGCGCTGATGCATGCGCTCATCGAGCGCGGCGGCCAGGACCCCGACTGGCTCACCGACGCCAAGCTGGCAGGTAACCCGATCCGGGTACCCGCCGCCCGCTACCGGGAGTGGTTCGCCACGCTGCCCGAGGATTTGCGCGAGGCCATGGTGGCGCACTGGGGTCCGCCGCCCGGTGAGTTGTTCGTCGACCGCAGCCGCGACCCGGATGGCGAAATCGTCGTCGCAGCAATGCAATCCGACAACATTGTCATCCTGGTGCAGCCGCCGCGCGGTTTCGGGGAGAACCCGGTGGCCATCTACCACGATCCGGATCTGCCGCCGAGCCACCACTATCTGGCCGCATACCTGTGGCTGCGTCACGAGTTCGGCGCGCACGCGCTGGTGCATCTGGGCAAGCACGGCAACCTGGAGTGGCTGCCGGGCAAGACCGTCGGAATGTCCGCAGCGTGCGGAACCGACGCCGCTCTCGGTGACCTGCCGCTGATCTACCCGTTCCTGGTCAACGATCCCGGCGAGGGCACCCAGGCCAAGCGCCGTGCGCACGCCACCCTGGTCGATCACCTGATCCCGCCGATGGCGCGCGCCGAGACCTACGGCGATATCTCGCGGTTGGAGCAACTGCTCGACGAGCACGCCAATATCGCCGCGCTGGACCCGGCCAAGCTGCCTGCTATCCGCCAGCAGATCTGGACGCTGATGCGGGCGGCCAAGATGGACCACGACCTTGGGCTCGAGGACCGTCCCGAGGACGACAGCTTCGACGACATGCTGCTGCACGTCGACGGCTGGCTGTGCGAGATCAAGGATGTCCAGATCCGCGACGGACTGCACATCCTGGGTGCGGCGCCACAGGGCGACGGCGAACTGGATCTGGTGCTGGCCATCCTGCGGGCCCGCCAACTCTTCGGCGGCGAACAGCACCTGCCGGGGTTGCGCGAGGCGCTGGGCCTGGCCGAGGACGGCAGCGACGAACGCACCGTGGTCGACGCCGCCGAGGCGCGAGCCCGCGGCCTGCTGGCCCGGCTGCAGGACAGCGGCTGGGATGCCGACGCGGTCGACACGATCACCGACGATCCGCAGGTGGCCCGCATCCTGCGCTTCGCGGCTACCGAAGTGGTGCCCCGACTCGCGGGGACGGCCGCCGAGATCGACCAGGTACTGCGGGCACTGGACGGCCGTTACATCGCCGCCGGCCCGTCAGGCTCACCGCTGCGGGGCCTGGTCAACGTGTTGCCCACCGGGCGCAACTTCTACTCGGTGGATCCCAAGGCGGTGCCCTCGCGGCTGGCCTATGAGACCGGCGTGGCGATGGCGGATTCACTGCTGGCCCGCTACCGGGCCGACTATGGCGACTGGCCCCGGTCGGTAGGACTGTCGGTCTGGGGCACCTCGGCGATGCGAACCTCCGGGGACGACGTCGCAGAAGTCCTTGCACTGCTGGGTGTTCGCCCCATCTGGGACGATGCCTCGCGCCGAGTGGTCGACCTGGAAGCCATCGGACTCGACGAGCTCGGCCGGCCCCGTATCGACGTGACGGTCCGCATCTCGGGTTTCTTCCGCGACGCCTTCCCGCACGTGGTGACCATGCTCGACGACGCGGTGCGGATGGTCGCCGCCCTCGACGAACCGGCCGAACAGAACTTCGTCCGCGCCCACGCGCAGGTCGACCTCGCCGAGCACGGTGACGAAAGGCGCGCCACCACAAGGATTTTCGGCTCCAAACCGGGCACCTACGGCGCCGGCCTGCTGCAGCTGATCGACAGCCGCAACTGGCGCGACGATGCCGACCTGGCCGAGGTCTACACCGCGTGGGGCGGTTTCGCCTACGGGCGCGGACTGGACGGCAGGCCGGCCGCCGACGACATGTCGGCGCAGTACCGCCGAATCGTGGTGGCGGCCAAGAACACCGACACCCGCGAGCACGACATCGCCGATTCCGACGACTACTTCCAGTACCACGGCGGCATGGTGGCCACCGTGCGCGCACTGACCGGCAAGGCGCCGGCGGCCTACATCGGTGACAACACCCGCCCGGATGCGGTGCGCACCCGCACCCTCTCGGAGGAAACCACCCGGGTGTTCCGGGCCCGGGTGGTCAACCCGCGGTGGATGTCGGCGATGCGCAAGCACGGCTACAAGGGCGCCTTCGAGATGGCCGCCACCGTCGACTACCTGTTCGGTTACGACGCCACCGCCGGGGTGATGGCCGACTGGATGTACGAGCAGCTCACCGAGAAGTACGTCCTGGACCCCGAGAACCGCAAGTTCCTCGGCGAGTCCAACCCGTGGGCGCTGCACGGCATGTCCGAGCGATTGCTGGAGGCCGTCGGCCGCGGCATGTGGGCCGAACCGAACCCGGAGACGCTGCAGGGGTTACGTCAGGTGCTGCTGGAAACCGAGGGCGATCTCGAAGCCCGGTAGACCTGGCGATTGGCTAGATTGTCGCTATGGCTACCACTTTCGCCGACGTGATCACGTCGCAGTACGTGTCGCTGACGACGTTCACCAAGGACGGCCGGCCCAAGCCGACGCCGATCTGGATCGCACCCGACGGAGACCGCGCCCTGGTCATCACCGGGCGTGACTCGTGGAAGGTCAAGCGGATCCGCAACACCTCGCGGGTGACGCTGGCGCCCTGCGACCGCCGGGGCAAGGTCACCGGGGAGACGGTCGAGGCCGTCGCCACCGTGCTCGACGACGGTCACCTCGAGTCCGTCTACAGCGCGATCGGTAACCGCTACGGACTGCTGGGCAAGGTCTTCAACTTCTTCAGCAAGCTGCGCGGGGGATCGCACCGCAACGTCGGCCTGGAACTGCGCGCCGCCTGAACTCACAGGTTCTTATTAGGCCCCGGCGGAACCCGGCTCACAGCCGAGTCGTTGCCAGTACATGGTGATGCGGACGTTTCTCGTCTACGCGCTCGTCGAATTGGCGGCCCTGGCTGTCCTGACGTGGTCCATCGGGCTGGGCTGGACCCTGCTGGTGCTGCTGGCCACCTCGGTGGTGACCGTGGCGCTGGCCGGATCGCAGGTCAAGCGGCAGATCGCCCGACTGCAGCGCTCCCGCACCAGCCCGCAGGGGGCGGTGGCCGACAGCATGCTGGTGGCGCTGGGCACCTTCCTGGTGTTCGTCCCGGGCCTGGTCACCACGGTGGTCGGAACGTTGATGCTGTTGCCGCCCACCCGCAGCGCGATGCGTCCGCTGGCTGGTGTGCTGCTCACCCGCGGCGTTGCCCGCCGGGTGGGTGTGGTGAATCTGACGGTCCCAGGCCGGATGTACGCACCGCCACGCTTTGCCGGTGACTACATCGACGGCGAGGTCATCGATGATCAGGTCTACGGCCGGATCCACGACGCCAACATCGTCCGGCGCTACCAGTAGCCCGACTCGGTTTACCTTTCTCTCCTGCCTCGCGGGACACTGACCGACGTGACCACACTGTTGTTGGGCGGGCGCGTGCACAGCCCGTCGCACCCCGATGCCACCGCCATGGCCGTCCGCGACGGCGTCGTCGCCTGGCTGGGCAGCGACGACGTCGGCCGAGATCAGTACGGTGACGCCGAGATCGTCGACCTTGCGGGTGCGTTCGTCGCGCCCGCCTTCGTCGACAGCCATATCCACGTCACCTCGACCGGCCTGCAGCTCACCGGTGTGGACCTGAGCACCACCACCTCCAAACAACAGTGTCTGCGGTTGATCGCCGAGCACGCCGTCGCCCACCCCGGCCGGCCGATCTGGGCCCACGGCTGGGACGACACCGCCTGGCCCGGCGATCAGGCGCCCAGCACGGCCGAACTCGACGCCGTGGTCGGATCCACCCCGGCCTATCTGGCCCGCATCGACGTGCATTCGGCTGCAGCGTCGAGCGCCCTGCGCTCCCTGGTGCCCGGGCTACCCGCCGTCGCCGGGTTCGATCCGCAGCGGCCGTTGTCCGGCGCCGCGCATCATCTGGTGCGTGCCCAGGCCCGAGCGCACCTCACCGCGGCGCAGCGCGACGATGCCCGCCGCGCCGCGCTGGACGCGGCCGCCGCGGCCGGCATCGTCGCCGTCCACGAATGCGCGGGCCCGGAGATCGGCGGCAGCGACGACTGGCAGGAACTGCGCGCCACCGAGCACGGCGTCGAGGTGATCGGTTACTGGGGTGAGGCAGTCTCCAGCGCCGCCCAGGCGCGAGCCCTGATCGAGGCCACCGCAGCCCACGGCCTGGCCGGCGACCTGTTCGTCGACGGCGCGCTGGGCTCGCATACCGCGTGGCTGTCGGAGCCCTACGCCGACGACCCCGGCACCTGCGGCAACTGCTACCTGGACCCGGAGACCGTCACCGAACATCTGATGTCCTGCACCGAGGCCGGCATCACCGCCGGCTTCCACGTCATCGGTGATGCCGCTGTCGGTGCCGTGGTCGACGCGCTGGAACAGGTCGTCGCACGGTTCGGCGCGCCCGCGGTGGCACGCTGCGGCCATCGCCTCGAACACCTCGAGATGGTGTCGGCGCAGCAGGCGGCCACGCTCGGCCAGTGGGGCGTCGTGGCCAGCATGCAGCCCATGTTCGACGCCCGCTGGGGTGGCAGCACCGGCATGTATGCCCGCCGGCTCGGTGTTGACCGAGCCGCCCAGCTCAACCCGTTCTCGCTGTTAGCATCGGCAGGCGTGCCCCTGGCGTTCGGCTCAGATGCCCCCGTGACCAGCATCGATCCGTGGGCTGCGGTGCGCGCGGCAGGACACCATCAGACCGAGGGAAGTGCCATCTCCATGCGTGCCGCCTTCGCCGCCGCCACCCGGGGTGCCTGGCGAGCCGGCGGTGTGCGCGACGGGATCACCGGCACGCTCGTCCCGGGTGCACCGGCGTCGTACGCCGTGTGGGACGCCGGGTCGCTCGACGTTGTGGCACCCGCGGACAACGTTGCGCGCTGGTCGACCGATCCCCGCTCTCGGGTGCCGGAGCTGCCGAGCCTGGATCTGTCCGAGCCGCTGCCGCGCTGCCTGCAGACGGTGCACCGAGGCGTCGTGCTGTATGGCTGAGTCACAACCGCGCCTGACCCGCATGGTCGCTGCCCTGACGCCGCGAATGTTCCGGCTACTCGCCTCCACCACGGCGGGTCTGGCCATGTGCATCAGCTTCCCGCCGATCGGGTGGTGGTGGTCGGCGGTGCTGAGCTTCGTGCTGCTCACCTGGGTGCTGGTGAACCCGAAGACCACTGTCGCCGGCGGGTTCGGTTACGGGATGCTGTTCGGGCTGTCGTTCTACGTCCCGCTGCTGCCGTGGATCAGCGGGCTCGTCGGCCCCGTTCCGTGGCTCGCGCTGGCGGCGTTGCAGGCGCTGTTCTGCGCGGTGTTCGGCATGTTCGCCGTCGTGGTCCGCAGTCTGCCCGGCTGGCCGTTGTGGCTGGCGCTGGTGTGGTGCCTGCAGGAATGGCTCAAGTCCAGTGTGCCGTTTGGTGGATTCCCTTGGGGTGTGGTCGGATTCGGCCAAACCCAGGGACCGTTCCTGCCATTGGTGCAATGGGGCGGGGTGCCGCTGCTGTCGTTCGGCATCGCGCTCGTCGGTACCTCGTTGTGCGCGCTGGGCATCGAGACGGTGCGTTGGTGGCAGCACAGCGGCCCTCACAAGAGACCGGAGCTGCCCTCACCGGCGGCACTGGTGGTGCCCGGTCTGTGCATCACCGCCGTGCTTCTAAGCACCGCGCTCGCCGCCCCGCAGGTCCGCCGAGCGGGTGCCGGCAACGCACCGACCGTCACCGTTGCCGCGATCCAGGGCAACGTGCCGCGCCTCGGGCTGGAGTTCAACGCCCAGCGTCGCGCGGTGCTCGACAACCATGTCCGGGAGACGGTGCAGCTGGCCGACGACGTTCGCGCCGGGCTGGTCCCGCAGCCGCAGTTCGTGGTGTGGCCGGAGAATTCCTCGGATATCGACCCACTGACCAACCCCGACGCCGCCCAGCAGATCTCGGTGGCCGTGCAGGCCATCGGGGCGCCGATCCTGGTGGGCACGGTGCTGGCCCGGCCGGACTGGACCCCGGAGAATCCGACCGCGTCGAACACCGTCGTCGTCTGGGATCCGGTGTCGGGGCCGGGGGAGCGCCACGACAAGCAGATCATCCAGCCGTTCGGTGAGTACCTGCCCTGGCGCGGATTCTTCAAGCACCTGTCCTCCTACGCCGACCGAGCGGGTTACTTCGTCCCCGGTACCGGTAACGGTGTCGTCCACGCGGCGGGGGTGCCGATCGGCGTCGCGACCTGCTGGGAGGTCATCTTCGACCGCGCCCTGCGCGAGTCGGTGCTCAACGGCGCCCAGGTGCTGACGGTGCCCACCAACAACGCCACCTTCGACCAGAACATGAGCGAACAGCAGTTGGCTTTCGCCCGGGCCCGGGCCGTCGAGCACGACCGCTACGTCGTCGTCGCCGGCACCACCGGGATCAGCGCCGTGATCGCCCCCGACGGGAGCGAGATCGCCCGCACCCAGTTCTTCTCGCCGGCCTACCTCGACGTCCCGATCCGGCTCAAGACCACCGAAACACCCGCGACCCGCTGGGGCCCGCTGGTGCAATGGGTGCTGGTCGGAGCAGCGGTTGCCGTGATCGGCGCCGCCATACTGCACAATGGATGGTTCATGCGTCCGTTGCGCCGCCGCCGGCAGCAGCGGGACGAGGCCAGCGGGTCCGGGGGTCCAGACACCGATGACACCCCGTCAGATGAGGGCGACGAGCCTTCGGCCCTGGCCGGGCAGTACGACAAAGGAGATTCATGAGCACCCAGGGCAAGAAGGGCTCTGACCCGGGCGCACAGCGCCCCAGCCAGCGCACCCTGGTGATCATCCCGACCTTCAACGAGCTGGAGAACCTGCCGTTGATCCTGGGCCGGGTGCACAAGGCCCGTCCCGACGTCCATGTGCTGGTCGTCGACGACGGCAGCCCGGACGGCACCGGCGCCCTGGCCGACGAGCTGTCGCTGGCCGACCCGGATCGCATCCATGTCATGCACCGCACCGCCAAGGACGGGCTCGGCGCGGCCTACCTGGCCGGTTTCGCGTGGGGTCTGAGCCGCGAGTACAACGTGCTCGTCGAGATGGACGCCGACGGCAGCCATGCCCCTGAGCAGCTGTATCGGTTGTTGGACGCCATCGACAACGGGGCCGACCTGGCCATCGGTTCGCGCTACGTCGAGGGCGGAACGGTTCGCAACTGGCCCTGGCGCCGCCTGGTGCTGTCGAAGACCGCCAACACCTACTCGCGCGTGCTGCTCGGCGTCGGCATCCACGACATCACCGCCGGCTACCGGGCCTACCGGCGCGAGGTCCTGGAGAAGATCGACCTGTCGGCGGTCGACTCCAAGGGCTACTGCTTCCAGATTGACCTGACCTGGCGGACCATCAACAGCGGGTTCAGCGTGGTCGAGGTGCCCATCACGTTCAGCGAGCGTGAACTCGGGGTCTCCAAGATGAGCGGCTCGAACATCCGTGAGGCGATGGTGAAGGTCGCCCAGTGGGGGATCGGCGGCCGGTTGGACCGGGCCCGCGGCGTGGTCCGCTAGCCCGGGCCCCGGCCCGGAACCTGTTAGGTGCCGCGGCGCTTCGACTTGATCAGGTCGAGGCGTTCCTTGAGCAGCTCGTCGAGTTCCTCGACCGAGCGACGCTCCAGCAGCATGTCCCAGTGGGTCCGCGGCGGCTTGACCTTCTTGGGCTCGGGCAGGTCACCGTCGAGAAGGGTGCCCTCCAGGCCGTTACGGCACAACCAGGTGCCGGGGATCTCGGCGTCGTCGGCGAACGGAACGTCGAACTCCTCGCCGTTCTCGGTGCGGTAGCGCGCCATCTGACGCGGCGCCAGGTCGTGGTTGCGGTCAGTCTCGTAGCTCACGGCTCCGAGCCGGCTGCCTCTCAGGACACGATCAGCCATCGTCAACATCTCCTCAGCGAAATATGAAGTCCGGATAGTGAACGCAAGACCTACGCCCGCAGTTCCCGACCCAACCGACCATGATACCGGGATCGCGGAGCTCGGCGGTCTACAGTCCTTAGGCGTGACGCGTCGTACCCGCCCGCAACCGTGCCGCTGGTGCGGTCGCGAGGTGGCCGATTCCGGCATGGGCCGGCGACGGCAGTACTGCAGGCAGTCCTGCCGCCAGCGCGCTTATGAGCAGCGCGCGATGGTCAAGGGCACCTCGGTGCCCGCCGATGCGGTGGTGCTGACCGCCGACGAGGCCGCCGAGCTCTCCGACCGGGTCTACCAGGTGCGGTGCGCCGCCGAGGACGTCGCGACCGCGGTCGACGAAGGTGCTGATCACGCCGAATTGCGCGAACTGTGCGCTGCGCTGCTCACAGCCGTCAAGACCGCGGATGGTTGGCGCTGACGAACCCTCGCGAAGACCTGCAACGCGTCGGCCGGGAGGTGTTCGGTTGGGCGCAGTTGCGTCCCACTCAGCTCGAGGCGATGGAAGCGGTCCTGGCGCGTCGCGACGTGCTGGCCGTGATGGCGACCGGGTCGGGTAAGTCGGCGATCTATCAGGTGCCGGCGGTTCTGCTGGCGGGGGCCACCCTGGTGATCTCCCCGCTGATCGCCCTGCAGCGCGACCAGATCAGCGGGCTGTCCGCCACCGAGGCACCCGGTGCGGTGGCGATCAATTCCCAACTGGATGCCGCGGGGAAAGCGCGCAGCTGGGCCGCGGTCCGCCAGCATCAGGCCGAATACATCTTCCTGGCACCCGAGCAGCTCACCAACGACACCGTGCTGGCGACGCTGAGACAGGCCGACATCTCCCTGGTCGTGGTCGACGAGGCGCACTGCGTGTCGGCCTGGGGGCACGACTTTCGGCCCAGCTATCTGCGCATCGCCGATGCCGTCGACCGACTGGGCCGACCTCCGGTTCTGGCGCTCACGGCCACCGCGTCGCCGGTGATGCGCCGCGAGATCGTCGAGCAGCTCCGGTTGCGCGACCCGCTGGTCATCGCCAGCGGCTTCGACCGGCCCAACATCCGGCTCGAGGTGTCCCACCATGTCGAGGATGACGACAAGCGCGATGCGGTGCGGTCCCGGATGCGTGCGGCGACGCTGCCCGCACTGCTCTACACCGCAACGCGTCGGGACGCCGAAACGTATGCCGCCGAACTGGTTTCAGACGGAATCG is a window from the Mycolicibacterium anyangense genome containing:
- a CDS encoding amidohydrolase encodes the protein MTTLLLGGRVHSPSHPDATAMAVRDGVVAWLGSDDVGRDQYGDAEIVDLAGAFVAPAFVDSHIHVTSTGLQLTGVDLSTTTSKQQCLRLIAEHAVAHPGRPIWAHGWDDTAWPGDQAPSTAELDAVVGSTPAYLARIDVHSAAASSALRSLVPGLPAVAGFDPQRPLSGAAHHLVRAQARAHLTAAQRDDARRAALDAAAAAGIVAVHECAGPEIGGSDDWQELRATEHGVEVIGYWGEAVSSAAQARALIEATAAHGLAGDLFVDGALGSHTAWLSEPYADDPGTCGNCYLDPETVTEHLMSCTEAGITAGFHVIGDAAVGAVVDALEQVVARFGAPAVARCGHRLEHLEMVSAQQAATLGQWGVVASMQPMFDARWGGSTGMYARRLGVDRAAQLNPFSLLASAGVPLAFGSDAPVTSIDPWAAVRAAGHHQTEGSAISMRAAFAAATRGAWRAGGVRDGITGTLVPGAPASYAVWDAGSLDVVAPADNVARWSTDPRSRVPELPSLDLSEPLPRCLQTVHRGVVLYG
- the lnt gene encoding apolipoprotein N-acyltransferase, with amino-acid sequence MAESQPRLTRMVAALTPRMFRLLASTTAGLAMCISFPPIGWWWSAVLSFVLLTWVLVNPKTTVAGGFGYGMLFGLSFYVPLLPWISGLVGPVPWLALAALQALFCAVFGMFAVVVRSLPGWPLWLALVWCLQEWLKSSVPFGGFPWGVVGFGQTQGPFLPLVQWGGVPLLSFGIALVGTSLCALGIETVRWWQHSGPHKRPELPSPAALVVPGLCITAVLLSTALAAPQVRRAGAGNAPTVTVAAIQGNVPRLGLEFNAQRRAVLDNHVRETVQLADDVRAGLVPQPQFVVWPENSSDIDPLTNPDAAQQISVAVQAIGAPILVGTVLARPDWTPENPTASNTVVVWDPVSGPGERHDKQIIQPFGEYLPWRGFFKHLSSYADRAGYFVPGTGNGVVHAAGVPIGVATCWEVIFDRALRESVLNGAQVLTVPTNNATFDQNMSEQQLAFARARAVEHDRYVVVAGTTGISAVIAPDGSEIARTQFFSPAYLDVPIRLKTTETPATRWGPLVQWVLVGAAVAVIGAAILHNGWFMRPLRRRRQQRDEASGSGGPDTDDTPSDEGDEPSALAGQYDKGDS
- a CDS encoding FxsA family protein, producing the protein MRTFLVYALVELAALAVLTWSIGLGWTLLVLLATSVVTVALAGSQVKRQIARLQRSRTSPQGAVADSMLVALGTFLVFVPGLVTTVVGTLMLLPPTRSAMRPLAGVLLTRGVARRVGVVNLTVPGRMYAPPRFAGDYIDGEVIDDQVYGRIHDANIVRRYQ
- a CDS encoding PPOX class F420-dependent oxidoreductase; the encoded protein is MATTFADVITSQYVSLTTFTKDGRPKPTPIWIAPDGDRALVITGRDSWKVKRIRNTSRVTLAPCDRRGKVTGETVEAVATVLDDGHLESVYSAIGNRYGLLGKVFNFFSKLRGGSHRNVGLELRAA
- a CDS encoding polyprenol monophosphomannose synthase, with protein sequence MSTQGKKGSDPGAQRPSQRTLVIIPTFNELENLPLILGRVHKARPDVHVLVVDDGSPDGTGALADELSLADPDRIHVMHRTAKDGLGAAYLAGFAWGLSREYNVLVEMDADGSHAPEQLYRLLDAIDNGADLAIGSRYVEGGTVRNWPWRRLVLSKTANTYSRVLLGVGIHDITAGYRAYRREVLEKIDLSAVDSKGYCFQIDLTWRTINSGFSVVEVPITFSERELGVSKMSGSNIREAMVKVAQWGIGGRLDRARGVVR
- a CDS encoding TauD/TfdA dioxygenase family protein: MPASLDVSKLGAHIGAVISGVRLGGDLDAPTVNAINAALLEHKVIFFRGQQHLDGEGQVAFARLLGVPTIAHPTVTSRGDTVLPIDSRFGTANSWHSDVTFVDRIPKASLLRAVTLPSYGGSTVWASTEAAYEQLPPPLRALTEQLWATHSNVYDYAADRPELAGELTEEVLAYRTEFVSDFYETTHPVVRVHPETGKRVLLLGNFVRSLIGLGSAESATLFALLQNRIIRLENTVRWDWTEGDLAIWDNRATQHYGVADYDGQTRYLERVTLAGDVPVDVHGQSSQSIAGDASHYSDIVAPNTVAAQAVPA
- the cobN gene encoding cobaltochelatase subunit CobN translates to MPPTVLLLSTSDTDLITARASGAGYRWANPSRLVDGELADLLTGVDAVVVRILGGYRAWEQGIDTVVAAGVPVVVVSGEQAPDADLMERSTVPAGIAMQTHIYLAQGGVDNLRQLHAFLSDTLLMTGFGFAPPAEVPVWGLLDPPCEGCDGCGLERTTDSRPTIAVLYYRAQQLAGNVAYIRAMCTAIRQAGGRPLPVYCTSLRTPEPELLDLLATADAMVVTVLAAGGARPASATAGNDDGSWDVTHLAALDVPILQGLCLTSSRATWADNDDGLSPLDVATQVAVPEFDGRIITVPFSFKEIDSDGLISYVPDPERCARVAGLAVKYATLRKVAASDKRLGLVFSAYPTKHARIGNAVGLDTPASAVALLRALREAGYRIGEVPGVEAEDGDALMHALIERGGQDPDWLTDAKLAGNPIRVPAARYREWFATLPEDLREAMVAHWGPPPGELFVDRSRDPDGEIVVAAMQSDNIVILVQPPRGFGENPVAIYHDPDLPPSHHYLAAYLWLRHEFGAHALVHLGKHGNLEWLPGKTVGMSAACGTDAALGDLPLIYPFLVNDPGEGTQAKRRAHATLVDHLIPPMARAETYGDISRLEQLLDEHANIAALDPAKLPAIRQQIWTLMRAAKMDHDLGLEDRPEDDSFDDMLLHVDGWLCEIKDVQIRDGLHILGAAPQGDGELDLVLAILRARQLFGGEQHLPGLREALGLAEDGSDERTVVDAAEARARGLLARLQDSGWDADAVDTITDDPQVARILRFAATEVVPRLAGTAAEIDQVLRALDGRYIAAGPSGSPLRGLVNVLPTGRNFYSVDPKAVPSRLAYETGVAMADSLLARYRADYGDWPRSVGLSVWGTSAMRTSGDDVAEVLALLGVRPIWDDASRRVVDLEAIGLDELGRPRIDVTVRISGFFRDAFPHVVTMLDDAVRMVAALDEPAEQNFVRAHAQVDLAEHGDERRATTRIFGSKPGTYGAGLLQLIDSRNWRDDADLAEVYTAWGGFAYGRGLDGRPAADDMSAQYRRIVVAAKNTDTREHDIADSDDYFQYHGGMVATVRALTGKAPAAYIGDNTRPDAVRTRTLSEETTRVFRARVVNPRWMSAMRKHGYKGAFEMAATVDYLFGYDATAGVMADWMYEQLTEKYVLDPENRKFLGESNPWALHGMSERLLEAVGRGMWAEPNPETLQGLRQVLLETEGDLEAR
- a CDS encoding RNA polymerase-binding protein RbpA, with amino-acid sequence MADRVLRGSRLGAVSYETDRNHDLAPRQMARYRTENGEEFDVPFADDAEIPGTWLCRNGLEGTLLDGDLPEPKKVKPPRTHWDMLLERRSVEELDELLKERLDLIKSKRRGT